In Pelosinus sp. UFO1, one genomic interval encodes:
- a CDS encoding ABC transporter substrate-binding protein, which yields MERIQLTMTIGEIIKIYPETREVFINNGFSIFADDTVIKQLGVVLKLKTALKSKGINPAPFILLLEEKIAERQGYKKLETTVLENSSKHLNMLSLLPCPLKVPMQSELKLFLDYLREEKNLPLNYCIESFFNDHLDYEDYLEYFEEADEIPDIIMTAGYSFFYKNFMERFVAKGVFADVINRPIHSRLAESGIIDPDGHFSVIAINILVMVVDENRLGGVPMPQSWGDLLKPAYENKVVMRGHGDIFCDVVQMNYYKDYGETGVEQLGRSVKYGLHPAQMIKELTSNRSDVPPIHIMPYFFYKTMKECTNIKVIWPEEGALSYPVSVLIKKDKMEELQELTNYLMGPEIGRICSDAHFPAVHADIKNTLPEKAKLKWLGWDFIKNHDMKVLVETMNDKFMSVYRRGGKKICS from the coding sequence GTGGAACGGATACAGCTTACTATGACAATTGGTGAAATTATTAAGATCTATCCTGAAACGCGAGAGGTATTTATTAATAATGGATTCTCCATTTTCGCCGATGATACAGTCATAAAGCAGTTAGGAGTAGTTTTAAAATTAAAAACGGCTTTAAAAAGTAAGGGCATAAATCCTGCACCATTTATCTTGTTATTAGAAGAAAAAATTGCCGAAAGACAAGGATACAAAAAGCTAGAGACTACTGTGCTTGAAAATAGTTCAAAACATTTAAATATGTTGTCCTTACTGCCTTGTCCCTTAAAGGTTCCTATGCAGAGCGAATTAAAACTTTTTTTGGACTATTTGAGGGAAGAAAAAAATCTGCCACTAAATTATTGTATTGAATCTTTCTTTAATGATCATCTCGATTACGAAGATTATCTAGAGTATTTTGAAGAGGCTGATGAAATACCTGATATCATCATGACTGCTGGCTATAGTTTCTTTTATAAAAATTTCATGGAGCGGTTTGTTGCGAAAGGAGTCTTCGCCGATGTAATAAACCGCCCTATACATTCACGCCTAGCCGAAAGTGGTATTATCGATCCTGATGGTCATTTTAGTGTGATTGCGATTAATATTCTAGTTATGGTAGTGGATGAAAATCGTCTAGGAGGGGTTCCCATGCCCCAATCATGGGGGGACTTGTTAAAGCCTGCTTATGAAAATAAAGTGGTGATGCGGGGGCATGGCGATATTTTCTGCGACGTTGTACAAATGAATTATTATAAAGATTATGGGGAAACTGGTGTTGAGCAATTAGGACGTTCGGTTAAATATGGCTTACATCCGGCGCAAATGATAAAAGAGTTAACTAGTAATCGTAGTGATGTACCGCCTATTCATATTATGCCTTACTTTTTTTACAAAACAATGAAGGAATGTACAAATATAAAGGTAATATGGCCAGAAGAAGGGGCGCTGAGCTATCCCGTTTCTGTGTTGATAAAAAAGGATAAAATGGAAGAGTTGCAAGAGTTGACGAATTATTTGATGGGGCCTGAAATTGGGAGGATTTGTTCTGATGCACATTTTCCTGCTGTGCACGCTGATATAAAAAATACCCTCCCTGAAAAGGCAAAGTTAAAGTGGCTAGGCTGGGACTTTATAAAGAACCATGATATGAAAGTTCTCGTGGAAACAATGAATGATAAGTTTATGAGTGTCTATCGTCGTGGAGGAAAGAAAATATGCAGTTAA
- a CDS encoding pyridoxamine 5'-phosphate oxidase family protein, producing MQQVSYTKRNCTDQNKIETFLLKERTGVLGMVSDSLPYAAPVNYVWHKGSIYFHGMGSGKKVKILSENPPVSFTIYKERGTVTDPVPCHADTSYMSVMLFGKAEKVTDYEEAAEVLQELLEKFMPKYYSHPLTSTLIEKYRSGMDGNGVLVYRLTPQEMTAKENAVEAGDLFKQEA from the coding sequence ATGCAGCAAGTTAGTTATACAAAGAGAAATTGCACAGATCAGAATAAAATTGAAACATTTCTTCTAAAAGAAAGAACTGGCGTACTTGGAATGGTAAGCGATAGTTTGCCATATGCCGCTCCGGTGAACTATGTATGGCACAAGGGTTCTATTTACTTTCACGGCATGGGCTCGGGTAAAAAGGTAAAGATTCTTTCTGAAAATCCGCCTGTTAGTTTCACAATCTATAAAGAACGTGGGACTGTGACAGATCCGGTGCCCTGCCATGCTGATACATCATATATGAGCGTGATGCTTTTTGGAAAAGCTGAAAAGGTAACGGATTATGAAGAGGCCGCTGAGGTTCTTCAGGAACTGCTTGAGAAATTTATGCCCAAGTATTACAGTCATCCTTTAACCAGTACTTTGATTGAGAAGTATCGCTCTGGCATGGACGGGAATGGGGTTTTGGTGTATCGGTTAACGCCACAGGAAATGACGGCCAAAGAAAACGCGGTGGAAGCTGGCGATTTGTTCAAGCAAGAAGCATAA
- a CDS encoding type 1 glutamine amidotransferase → MRLHYLQHVPFENPGSILTWAKENGHVITNTQLYQNDHLPKQQDFDWLVIMGGPMNIYEEDQYPWLAAEKAFIREAIASGKVIIGLCLGGQLIADVIGGKVTQNPYKEIGWFAVHLSEEAKLSPLFSFFPEQPVVFQWHGDTFSVLPEEAKCIAQSQACKHQAFIYKKRVFGFQYHMENTLPIIEGLVENCRDEMVPDLYVQTPEELLAHPEYIEQNNKWMNLFLTQLEKMYRKGEL, encoded by the coding sequence ATGAGACTTCACTATTTGCAGCATGTTCCATTTGAGAATCCTGGAAGTATCCTAACGTGGGCGAAAGAAAATGGTCATGTTATAACAAATACGCAATTGTATCAAAATGACCATTTGCCAAAGCAACAGGATTTTGATTGGCTTGTGATCATGGGGGGGCCGATGAATATCTATGAAGAGGATCAATATCCATGGCTTGCCGCTGAAAAGGCTTTCATTAGGGAAGCCATTGCATCTGGTAAAGTAATTATTGGTCTATGTCTCGGAGGCCAATTGATTGCCGATGTAATAGGCGGCAAGGTTACTCAAAATCCGTATAAGGAAATTGGCTGGTTTGCTGTTCATTTAAGCGAGGAAGCAAAGTTATCACCTTTATTTTCTTTTTTCCCTGAGCAACCAGTTGTATTCCAGTGGCATGGAGATACTTTCAGTGTTCTGCCAGAAGAGGCGAAATGTATAGCACAAAGCCAAGCTTGTAAGCATCAAGCCTTTATTTATAAGAAAAGAGTATTTGGATTTCAATATCATATGGAAAACACCCTGCCCATCATTGAAGGCCTCGTAGAAAATTGCAGGGACGAAATGGTTCCGGATCTTTATGTGCAGACACCGGAAGAGCTCTTAGCTCACCCTGAATATATTGAACAAAATAATAAGTGGATGAATCTGTTTCTTACACAACTAGAAAAAATGTACAGAAAGGGTGAGCTTTAA
- a CDS encoding gamma-glutamylcyclotransferase family protein gives MQKIVHHYFAYGSDMNLAQMQQRCSSPKVLGIARLPGYRVEFYGYSAIWDGAQETVITDPKSEVWGVLYELQFSDCEQLDFYVDARFDGTGPYFHYPLDVIDVEQKTIDTRIYKKDKCGEEASPSTEYLNFIIQGAKEQGLPEDYISLLQSKITKPATYAVPILRKSRFSYMAATCGDCGQ, from the coding sequence ATGCAGAAAATTGTTCACCATTATTTTGCCTATGGTTCTGATATGAATTTGGCACAAATGCAGCAAAGGTGTTCTAGCCCAAAGGTGCTTGGAATTGCTCGTTTGCCTGGATACAGAGTCGAGTTTTATGGATATTCTGCCATCTGGGATGGAGCGCAAGAAACGGTAATTACTGATCCAAAATCGGAAGTTTGGGGCGTATTATACGAATTACAATTTTCTGATTGTGAGCAACTAGACTTTTATGTAGATGCTCGTTTTGATGGTACAGGACCGTATTTTCACTATCCATTGGATGTAATCGATGTAGAGCAAAAAACGATAGATACTAGGATTTATAAAAAAGATAAATGCGGGGAAGAGGCATCTCCTAGTACGGAATATCTCAATTTCATTATACAAGGAGCAAAAGAACAAGGTTTACCCGAAGACTATATATCACTTTTGCAGAGTAAAATTACAAAGCCTGCTACCTATGCTGTGCCGATCCTGCGAAAGTCTAGATTCAGTTATATGGCTGCAACTTGTGGTGATTGTGGGCAATGA
- a CDS encoding homocitrate synthase produces MGGKMGFQLVDTTFRDGEQSAGVVFSTEEKINMAIALDQAGVAWIEAGTPAMGKEEQETLRSLLSLPLRATLIAWNRAELADIRASLDCGFSCIHVSLPVSDLHIFQKLKKDREWVMKQLKMALQLVQSYGCTITVGAEDTSRADSDFFLQFADVAAQYGATRVRFADTVGCLDPFMTFDRLQDLVKRCSLPIEFHGHNDFGLATANTLAAFQAGAAFASVTLAGIGERAGNASLEEVTASLEKFYGYHCGVKTSQLGPLAELVAKASSRPLFPYRPVVGSICRMTM; encoded by the coding sequence ATGGGAGGTAAGATGGGATTCCAACTTGTTGATACGACCTTTCGTGATGGTGAGCAATCGGCAGGGGTTGTTTTTTCTACCGAAGAAAAAATAAATATGGCAATTGCTCTCGACCAGGCTGGTGTTGCTTGGATTGAGGCTGGTACACCAGCAATGGGAAAAGAAGAGCAGGAAACCCTGCGTTCTCTTTTGAGTCTACCTTTGCGGGCAACTCTAATTGCCTGGAATCGGGCAGAGTTAGCAGATATCCGAGCATCCTTGGACTGTGGTTTTTCGTGCATTCATGTTTCATTACCTGTATCTGATTTGCATATTTTCCAGAAGCTAAAAAAAGATCGAGAATGGGTGATGAAACAACTGAAGATGGCATTGCAGTTAGTGCAAAGTTATGGCTGTACCATTACCGTAGGTGCGGAAGATACTTCAAGGGCCGATTCTGATTTTTTCCTGCAATTTGCTGACGTTGCTGCTCAATATGGGGCTACGAGGGTTCGATTTGCTGATACGGTAGGCTGTCTTGATCCATTTATGACCTTCGATCGTTTGCAAGATTTAGTCAAACGCTGTTCCCTGCCCATTGAGTTTCATGGTCATAATGATTTTGGCTTGGCCACTGCAAATACTCTAGCAGCCTTTCAAGCTGGGGCAGCGTTCGCAAGTGTTACGTTAGCGGGTATTGGGGAAAGAGCGGGAAATGCATCTTTGGAGGAGGTTACGGCTTCCTTAGAAAAATTTTATGGATATCATTGCGGCGTTAAAACAAGTCAGTTAGGTCCATTGGCTGAGCTAGTTGCTAAGGCTAGCAGTAGACCCCTATTTCCCTATCGGCCAGTGGTAGGATCAATTTGTCGAATGACTATGTAG
- a CDS encoding pyruvate carboxyltransferase — protein sequence MRQMVMVADQTVNEALRLGIPMTTIELMIPILKKYGVESVDVSFCYFPANGIELVQASLLPLMRCKIYSSFEEIAKVRQMGFSKVIITWRHQPQHSSLDQLTNALATVREFAQEIYLCIENAADLSTSELALYWSLLLCYKVKRFIYQDVGSTLEPFGVCQNLELLQQTIPCPIEFHGHNAYGLATANSLAALRSGVEYVATAVGGVGAPNHAAMEEVLMAVKHLWKQDQISSGSSLTKDCMEILSYMGIELPVDKALIGRDVFAHESGIHVDGITKNPLLYEVIQPEEVGQIRQLIIGKHSGTASLKVKFQQWNLELDQAEALEMLEKVRRLASVQKRPLSDLQLHQLYWRRNQIDQSQLG from the coding sequence ATGAGACAGATGGTGATGGTCGCTGATCAGACAGTAAATGAAGCATTACGTTTAGGGATACCAATGACTACAATTGAGTTGATGATACCTATTTTGAAGAAATATGGAGTAGAAAGTGTAGATGTGTCATTTTGTTATTTTCCAGCAAATGGTATCGAACTAGTGCAGGCTTCGTTACTACCCTTGATGCGCTGCAAAATTTACTCTTCCTTTGAGGAAATAGCAAAGGTCAGACAAATGGGCTTCTCAAAAGTGATCATTACCTGGCGCCATCAGCCTCAGCATTCATCTTTGGATCAGCTCACAAATGCATTAGCTACAGTCCGAGAATTTGCGCAAGAAATTTATCTATGTATTGAAAATGCTGCGGATCTTTCTACCTCTGAATTAGCTTTATATTGGTCACTTTTGCTGTGTTATAAAGTTAAACGATTTATTTATCAAGACGTGGGAAGTACTTTAGAGCCTTTTGGTGTATGCCAAAATCTAGAGCTATTACAGCAGACAATACCTTGCCCGATAGAATTTCATGGACATAATGCCTATGGCTTAGCTACAGCCAATAGTCTTGCTGCACTTAGATCGGGGGTTGAATATGTAGCAACAGCAGTGGGTGGTGTGGGAGCGCCAAATCATGCTGCCATGGAAGAAGTTTTAATGGCGGTGAAACATTTATGGAAGCAAGATCAAATATCATCGGGAAGTTCCTTGACGAAAGATTGTATGGAAATTTTGTCGTATATGGGAATTGAGTTACCTGTTGATAAGGCATTGATTGGCCGCGATGTATTCGCCCATGAGTCGGGAATACATGTGGATGGTATTACAAAAAATCCGTTACTCTATGAAGTTATTCAACCAGAAGAAGTAGGGCAAATAAGGCAATTAATTATTGGTAAGCATTCTGGTACTGCTTCTCTTAAAGTGAAATTCCAGCAATGGAACCTAGAATTAGATCAGGCAGAAGCGTTAGAGATGCTTGAAAAAGTCAGGAGACTTGCATCGGTACAAAAAAGACCATTATCTGATTTACAGCTGCATCAACTATATTGGCGGAGAAATCAAATCGATCAAAGTCAGCTTGGCTAG
- the nifB gene encoding nitrogenase cofactor biosynthesis protein NifB, with protein sequence MDCSGSTPDTKMQTATTMLEKTKKHPCYSFDAHQKFARMHLPVAPYCNISCNYCNRKFDCVNESRPGVTSEILTPQGAKKKFDRVSEKVEELSVVGIAGPGDALADWGNTRETIRLIREKNPQIVFCLSTNGLLLPEYAQEIVELGVTHVTVTVNCLDLGIGAKIYKHVNYKGQHYEGEAGVKILIENQLAGILKLTSQGIIVKINIVMLKGINDQHIPEVVKKMKELGVYVTNIMPLIPAKGSVFESFPQTTMKDVNEMRNSCELDVMQMRHCKQCRADAIGLLGADRSQEFRDNESTLMSLPSIEQEKKTKIAVTSQQGKLVNLYFGHATENKDYCLRSNS encoded by the coding sequence ATGGATTGCTCAGGTTCAACACCGGATACCAAAATGCAAACGGCTACTACTATGTTGGAAAAGACCAAGAAGCATCCTTGTTACTCCTTTGACGCTCATCAAAAATTTGCTAGAATGCATCTCCCTGTTGCGCCCTATTGTAATATTAGTTGTAATTATTGTAATCGTAAATTTGATTGTGTAAATGAGAGTCGTCCAGGTGTAACCAGTGAAATACTTACGCCACAAGGGGCCAAAAAAAAATTTGATAGGGTAAGCGAAAAGGTTGAAGAGCTTAGTGTGGTAGGAATTGCAGGGCCTGGGGATGCCTTAGCTGATTGGGGAAATACGCGAGAGACGATACGCTTAATTCGCGAGAAAAACCCACAGATTGTTTTTTGCCTTTCAACGAATGGATTGCTGTTGCCTGAATATGCCCAGGAAATTGTGGAACTCGGCGTAACCCATGTAACAGTAACGGTGAATTGTTTAGATCTTGGGATTGGAGCTAAGATCTATAAACATGTTAATTATAAGGGACAGCATTATGAAGGGGAAGCAGGCGTAAAAATTCTGATTGAAAACCAATTGGCTGGTATTCTAAAACTTACAAGCCAGGGAATCATTGTGAAAATTAATATTGTGATGCTGAAAGGTATTAATGACCAACATATTCCAGAGGTTGTAAAAAAGATGAAAGAACTTGGCGTTTATGTTACTAATATTATGCCACTGATTCCAGCTAAAGGTAGTGTTTTTGAAAGTTTTCCGCAAACTACAATGAAAGATGTCAATGAGATGAGAAATTCTTGTGAATTAGATGTCATGCAGATGCGTCACTGTAAACAATGTCGTGCAGATGCTATTGGGCTGCTTGGTGCGGATCGATCCCAAGAATTCCGGGATAATGAGTCAACGCTTATGTCTTTACCAAGTATTGAACAAGAGAAAAAAACTAAAATCGCTGTAACTTCGCAGCAAGGAAAATTGGTTAATTTGTATTTCGGTCATGCTACGGAAAATAAGGATTACTGTTTACGCAGCAACAGCTAA
- the anfK gene encoding Fe-only nitrogenase subunit beta → MHCEVKEKERAGVINPILTCQPCGAQYASIGIKECIGIVHGGQGCVMFVRLLFSQHFKESFEIASSSLHEDGAVFGATHRVEEAVDVLLMRYPHVKVIPIISTCSTEVIGDDIDGVVLKLNNGLLKEKYADREVHLIPIHSPSFKGSMVSGYDVAVKDIVSHFAKPDKPNGKLNLITGWVNPGDVTALKHLLAEMQVDATVLFEIESFDSPVMPDGNSVSYGSTTIEDLTGTADALGTIALNRYECGLAAKYLESEFGIPTIVGPTPIGIRNTDIFLQNLKKLTGKSIPKSLVHERGIALDALTDLTHMFFADKKVAIYGNADLVIGLAEFCLDLEMKPVLLLLGDDNTSYPNDPRIKALQENVSFDMQIIMNADLWELENRIKNEGLELDLILGHSKGRFISIDNNIPMVRVGFPTYDRAGLHRHPVVGYAGAMWLAEEMANTLFADMEYKKNKEWILNVW, encoded by the coding sequence ATGCATTGTGAAGTGAAAGAAAAAGAGCGTGCCGGCGTTATCAACCCAATATTAACATGCCAGCCTTGTGGCGCGCAGTATGCCAGTATAGGAATAAAAGAATGTATTGGGATCGTTCATGGAGGACAGGGTTGCGTTATGTTCGTCCGCCTGCTATTCTCCCAGCATTTTAAGGAAAGCTTTGAAATTGCTTCTTCCTCTCTCCATGAAGATGGTGCGGTGTTTGGTGCTACTCATCGCGTTGAAGAAGCCGTCGATGTACTTTTAATGCGGTATCCTCATGTGAAAGTCATACCTATCATATCAACCTGCTCGACGGAAGTCATTGGCGATGATATTGATGGTGTCGTTTTGAAGCTTAATAACGGACTTTTAAAAGAAAAATATGCTGACCGGGAAGTTCATCTGATTCCTATTCATTCACCCAGCTTTAAGGGAAGTATGGTAAGTGGTTACGATGTTGCGGTGAAGGATATTGTAAGTCATTTTGCAAAACCAGATAAACCAAACGGAAAACTCAACCTAATCACTGGATGGGTTAATCCAGGAGATGTAACAGCACTTAAACATCTTCTAGCCGAAATGCAGGTGGATGCGACTGTTCTTTTCGAAATTGAAAGCTTTGATTCTCCTGTGATGCCAGACGGGAACTCGGTTTCCTATGGCAGCACGACGATTGAGGATCTGACGGGAACGGCAGATGCGTTGGGAACCATCGCGCTAAATAGATATGAATGTGGTCTAGCTGCGAAATATCTTGAAAGCGAATTTGGCATTCCGACCATCGTTGGACCAACCCCTATTGGCATCCGCAATACAGATATCTTTCTTCAGAATCTGAAAAAATTAACTGGTAAGTCAATTCCTAAATCTCTCGTTCATGAGCGAGGTATCGCCCTTGATGCGTTGACCGACCTTACCCATATGTTTTTTGCGGATAAGAAAGTCGCTATCTATGGAAATGCCGATCTTGTTATTGGTCTTGCAGAGTTTTGTCTCGACCTTGAGATGAAACCTGTGCTGCTCCTACTCGGCGATGACAATACCTCCTATCCGAACGATCCTCGCATCAAGGCGCTGCAAGAAAATGTTTCTTTTGACATGCAGATTATTATGAATGCAGATTTATGGGAACTAGAAAACCGGATTAAGAACGAGGGACTTGAACTTGATCTTATCTTAGGTCATTCTAAGGGACGATTTATTTCTATCGATAACAATATTCCTATGGTACGGGTGGGTTTCCCTACTTACGACCGTGCGGGACTGCACCGTCATCCAGTCGTTGGCTACGCAGGCGCGATGTGGTTGGCTGAAGAAATGGCAAACACCCTGTTTGCCGACATGGAGTACAAGAAGAACAAGGAATGGATTCTCAATGTTTGGTAA
- the anfG gene encoding Fe-only nitrogenase subunit delta, producing the protein MEDMMKDRVEQLVDYIMKNCLWQFHSRAWDREKQNEGILTKTMQILCEEPVEKETPTDKCYWVDAVCLADAFKSRYAWMATLDKGEIKLLMQGLKDRIDYLTIKGSLNAELTDPHY; encoded by the coding sequence ATGGAGGATATGATGAAAGACAGAGTTGAACAACTAGTAGATTATATTATGAAAAACTGTTTGTGGCAGTTTCACTCTCGTGCCTGGGACAGAGAAAAACAAAATGAGGGAATCTTGACGAAAACCATGCAGATATTATGCGAAGAACCTGTTGAAAAGGAAACTCCGACTGATAAATGTTATTGGGTAGATGCTGTATGTTTAGCTGATGCTTTCAAATCTCGTTATGCGTGGATGGCTACGCTGGACAAAGGAGAGATTAAGTTACTTATGCAGGGGCTCAAAGATCGCATAGACTACCTAACTATTAAAGGATCCCTTAATGCAGAACTTACTGACCCGCATTATTAA
- the anfD gene encoding nitrogenase iron-iron protein, alpha chain, translating to MPYHKFKCSECIPEREKHAVIKGPGEDITSALPLGYLNTIPGSISERGCAYCGAKHVIGTPMKDVIHMSHGPVGCTYDTWQTKRYISDNDNFQLKYTYATDMKEKHIIFGAEKLLKQNIIEAFKAFPKIKRMTLYQTCASALIGDDINAIASEVMEEMPDVDIFVCNSPGFGGPSQSGGHHKINIAWINQKVGNVEPKITSDYVINYVGEYNIQGDQEVMVDYFKRMGIQVLSTFTGNGSYDDLRSMHRAHLNVLECARSAEYICNELKVRYGTPRLDIDGFGFEALSNSLRKVGLFFGIEDRAQAIIDEETARWKPEMDWYKERLQGKKVCLWPGGSKLWHWAHAIREDMGVNVVSVYTKFGHQGDMEKGIARCEEGALAIDDPNELEALEAMEMLKPDIIFTGKRPGEVAKKIRVPYLNAHAYHNGPYKGYEGWVRFARDIYNAIYSPIHQLSFVDISKDEIPTDTSFLTQKMISDVNLSEEVTASKELREYTGNYDTITALRNKTYPDFPAEKRLSAV from the coding sequence ATGCCATATCATAAATTTAAATGTAGCGAGTGTATTCCTGAAAGGGAAAAGCATGCTGTTATAAAAGGTCCTGGTGAGGATATAACTTCGGCTCTTCCTCTTGGATATCTTAACACCATTCCGGGGTCGATCTCAGAACGTGGCTGCGCGTACTGCGGAGCAAAACATGTTATTGGTACACCGATGAAAGATGTTATCCATATGAGCCATGGGCCAGTCGGATGTACCTACGACACTTGGCAGACCAAGCGTTATATCAGCGATAACGATAACTTTCAACTCAAATATACCTATGCAACGGATATGAAGGAAAAGCATATTATATTTGGTGCCGAAAAATTGCTTAAGCAAAACATTATTGAGGCGTTTAAAGCATTTCCAAAGATCAAAAGGATGACTCTCTACCAAACTTGCGCTTCAGCACTGATCGGAGATGATATCAATGCGATTGCTTCAGAAGTGATGGAAGAAATGCCCGATGTGGATATCTTCGTTTGCAATTCTCCTGGTTTCGGTGGACCGAGCCAGTCAGGGGGGCATCATAAGATCAATATCGCCTGGATTAATCAGAAGGTGGGCAACGTTGAACCCAAGATCACTAGTGACTATGTTATTAATTATGTTGGTGAGTATAACATTCAAGGTGATCAGGAAGTCATGGTGGACTATTTCAAGAGAATGGGCATTCAGGTTCTTTCCACCTTTACTGGTAATGGCTCTTACGATGATCTTAGGTCGATGCATCGAGCACATCTTAACGTACTGGAATGTGCCCGTTCCGCTGAGTATATCTGCAATGAGCTTAAAGTAAGATATGGCACACCACGGCTTGATATTGACGGATTTGGCTTTGAAGCATTATCGAACTCACTCAGAAAGGTTGGCTTATTCTTCGGAATCGAGGACAGAGCACAAGCGATTATTGATGAAGAAACCGCCAGATGGAAACCGGAAATGGATTGGTATAAAGAACGTCTGCAAGGTAAAAAAGTATGTTTGTGGCCGGGCGGTTCCAAGCTTTGGCACTGGGCTCATGCCATTCGTGAAGATATGGGTGTCAATGTTGTCTCGGTGTATACAAAATTTGGTCATCAAGGTGACATGGAAAAGGGTATAGCCCGGTGTGAAGAAGGAGCTCTTGCTATTGATGATCCTAATGAATTAGAAGCACTCGAAGCCATGGAAATGTTAAAGCCTGATATTATATTCACTGGGAAGCGTCCTGGCGAAGTTGCCAAGAAGATTCGAGTTCCTTACCTCAATGCCCATGCCTATCACAATGGCCCTTATAAGGGATATGAAGGCTGGGTCAGGTTCGCACGGGACATTTACAATGCGATTTATTCGCCGATTCATCAACTTTCCTTTGTAGATATCAGCAAGGATGAAATACCTACAGATACAAGTTTCTTAACACAAAAGATGATCTCCGATGTGAATTTGAGCGAAGAGGTAACTGCTTCAAAAGAACTAAGGGAGTATACGGGTAATTATGATACCATTACAGCATTGCGCAACAAGACGTATCCTGATTTCCCAGCAGAAAAAAGACTCTCAGCGGTATAA
- a CDS encoding P-II family nitrogen regulator — protein MKEIIAVVRMNKVSATKKALVQVGAAGFTALKVMGRGRLVEDKAIIAERRATLLALAQKDDQNTEKLITEFLDGTRLFPRRMFTVLAHDEDVPKIVAAIIDVNKTEYNVGDGKIFVLPVLDAVRVRTKESGNAAI, from the coding sequence ATGAAAGAAATTATAGCCGTAGTAAGGATGAATAAGGTCAGTGCTACAAAAAAGGCACTAGTACAAGTGGGGGCTGCTGGTTTTACAGCCTTGAAGGTCATGGGGCGGGGCAGATTGGTCGAGGATAAAGCTATCATTGCTGAACGTAGGGCAACCTTATTAGCATTGGCTCAAAAAGATGATCAGAATACGGAAAAACTGATAACCGAATTTTTAGACGGAACCCGTCTATTTCCCCGCAGGATGTTTACCGTTCTAGCTCATGACGAAGATGTGCCGAAGATTGTCGCAGCTATTATTGACGTCAATAAAACGGAGTACAATGTTGGTGATGGAAAAATCTTTGTGCTGCCAGTGCTTGACGCAGTTAGGGTTAGAACTAAGGAGTCTGGGAATGCAGCAATATAG
- a CDS encoding P-II family nitrogen regulator — translation MIMVRAIVRPDKKEVVLDELSSAGFHAATVVDVVGRGKQKGIKFGDVVYDEIPKSLIMLVINDEDKDDVLDVILRHAKTGEEGAFGDGKIFISSTDEVYTVSSGVAGL, via the coding sequence ATGATTATGGTTAGAGCAATTGTTAGACCCGATAAAAAAGAAGTGGTTCTTGATGAGCTTTCTAGCGCTGGGTTTCATGCTGCTACTGTAGTGGATGTTGTAGGCCGCGGTAAACAAAAGGGTATTAAGTTTGGCGATGTTGTATATGATGAAATTCCTAAAAGTCTAATCATGCTAGTGATTAATGATGAAGATAAAGATGATGTATTGGATGTTATTCTCCGCCATGCTAAGACTGGTGAAGAAGGAGCCTTTGGCGATGGGAAAATATTTATCAGTTCTACGGATGAAGTTTATACCGTTTCCAGCGGCGTTGCTGGGCTATAA